The following are encoded together in the Marinifilum sp. JC120 genome:
- a CDS encoding NUDIX domain-containing protein, whose protein sequence is MTKTNPIQVVAGVIWKDGLFLSAERPTGKDYAGWWEFPGGKVEINESLGDALVRELQEELGITPTNFDFWMEKTVEYPEYTVHLNFFDIWEFSGQVSSLENQRFDWFDLKNMREVKFLPVNYEILEMLKERELN, encoded by the coding sequence ATGACCAAAACAAATCCAATTCAAGTTGTTGCAGGCGTCATCTGGAAAGATGGACTTTTCCTTTCTGCTGAGCGCCCCACAGGCAAAGATTACGCCGGGTGGTGGGAATTTCCCGGCGGTAAGGTTGAAATAAATGAATCCTTGGGCGATGCGCTGGTGCGTGAATTACAGGAAGAACTGGGTATAACTCCCACAAATTTTGACTTTTGGATGGAAAAAACAGTAGAGTACCCCGAATACACGGTACACTTAAATTTCTTCGACATCTGGGAATTCTCCGGTCAAGTGTCATCACTTGAAAATCAACGCTTTGACTGGTTCGACCTCAAAAACATGCGCGAAGTAAAATTCCTTCCAGTAAATTACGAAATCTTAGAAATGTTGAAAGAACGGGAACTTAATTAA
- a CDS encoding aspartate-semialdehyde dehydrogenase: MSTKNPRVAVVGATGAVGREMLNVLEQRDFPASEIVPFSSARSAGTKVPYKGEELTVIELKEDSFEGFDIALFSAGGGTSEKFAPLAAKAGCVVVDNSSAWRMDPKVPLVVPEVNPEDLDWHPGIIANPNCSTIQMVVALKPIHDEAKIKRIIVSTYQAVSGTGQKAITELETQVSRLFNGKEVVPSAYPHQIAFNCLPHIDVFMDNGYTKEEMKMVNETKKIMGDDSIKLTATTVRVPVFYSHSESVNIETEEKVTVEECRNLLASFPGITVMDFPEKNIYPMAIDCAGEDDVFVGRIREDETIENGLNMWIVSDNIRKGAALNTVQIAETLIARDLVRVK; this comes from the coding sequence ATGAGTACCAAAAATCCCAGAGTTGCTGTTGTAGGGGCCACAGGCGCGGTTGGCCGTGAAATGCTCAATGTCCTTGAGCAGCGCGACTTTCCCGCATCTGAAATTGTTCCTTTTTCTTCTGCCCGTTCCGCCGGAACCAAGGTTCCCTATAAAGGCGAAGAGCTGACCGTTATCGAGCTGAAAGAAGATTCCTTTGAAGGATTTGATATTGCTCTTTTCTCCGCAGGTGGCGGAACCTCCGAAAAATTCGCTCCCCTTGCTGCCAAAGCAGGCTGCGTAGTTGTGGATAACTCCAGCGCATGGAGAATGGACCCCAAAGTGCCCCTCGTTGTTCCCGAAGTTAACCCCGAAGACCTCGACTGGCATCCCGGCATCATCGCCAACCCCAACTGTTCCACAATCCAGATGGTTGTTGCGCTAAAACCCATTCACGATGAAGCCAAGATCAAACGTATCATCGTTTCCACCTATCAGGCTGTTTCCGGTACCGGACAAAAAGCCATCACCGAGCTTGAAACTCAGGTGAGCAGACTTTTCAACGGCAAAGAAGTGGTTCCCAGTGCCTACCCGCACCAGATCGCCTTCAACTGCCTGCCCCACATCGATGTTTTCATGGATAACGGCTACACCAAAGAAGAAATGAAAATGGTCAACGAGACCAAAAAAATCATGGGCGACGATTCCATCAAGCTAACCGCCACAACCGTGCGCGTGCCCGTCTTCTACAGCCACTCCGAATCCGTGAACATCGAAACCGAGGAAAAGGTAACTGTTGAGGAATGCCGCAACTTGCTTGCCAGCTTCCCCGGCATCACGGTTATGGATTTCCCCGAAAAAAACATCTACCCTATGGCAATTGACTGCGCAGGGGAAGACGATGTTTTCGTAGGTCGTATCCGCGAAGATGAAACCATCGAGAACGGCCTGAACATGTGGATTGTTTCCGACAACATCCGCAAAGGCGCCGCGCTGAACACCGTACAGATCGCCGAGACTCTGATTGCACGCGATTTGGTTCGTGTGAAATAG
- a CDS encoding methylenetetrahydrofolate reductase [NAD(P)H], whose protein sequence is MKIIDLINKNGQFISLEFFPPKDRESWPKFFEVVEKLKVLNPLFASVTYGAGGGTQDNSLEIVKRMKQDAGIEPLAHLTSVGASPENISKFVSALQEANVENILALRGDAPVGDENFDFNTQPFKHGSDLVTYVKDQHPGVGIAVAGYPEAHLESPSIKEDFKWMKYKIDEGGEFIITQLFFDNRVYFDFCDRLKGMGIDVPVLPGVLPIMSLKSAKFILSLCGAAIPGKFLSALEKAHADGGDDAVYKLGIEFATRQAQELLDGGAPGVHLYTLNRAKACLEIGQALKF, encoded by the coding sequence ATGAAAATCATCGATTTGATTAATAAAAACGGACAATTCATCTCTTTGGAATTCTTTCCCCCTAAAGATCGCGAATCATGGCCCAAATTCTTTGAAGTTGTTGAAAAGCTCAAAGTACTGAATCCCCTTTTTGCTTCCGTTACTTACGGCGCAGGAGGCGGAACTCAGGACAATTCACTTGAAATTGTTAAAAGAATGAAGCAGGATGCAGGGATTGAGCCTCTTGCACACCTGACCAGCGTCGGTGCCAGCCCGGAGAACATCAGTAAATTTGTCTCTGCTCTTCAGGAAGCAAACGTTGAAAATATCCTTGCTCTGCGCGGCGATGCCCCTGTCGGGGATGAAAATTTTGATTTCAACACCCAGCCCTTCAAACACGGCTCCGATCTTGTCACCTACGTAAAAGATCAACATCCCGGTGTAGGTATCGCAGTGGCAGGTTACCCTGAAGCGCACCTTGAATCACCTTCTATTAAAGAAGACTTCAAATGGATGAAATACAAAATAGACGAGGGCGGAGAGTTCATCATCACCCAGCTCTTTTTCGATAACCGGGTCTACTTTGATTTCTGCGACAGGCTTAAAGGAATGGGCATTGATGTGCCTGTGCTGCCCGGAGTGCTGCCCATCATGAGTCTCAAATCCGCAAAATTTATTCTTTCCCTGTGCGGCGCGGCCATTCCCGGTAAATTCCTGAGTGCACTGGAAAAAGCCCACGCAGACGGCGGCGATGATGCGGTCTACAAACTGGGCATCGAATTTGCCACCAGACAGGCACAGGAACTGCTCGACGGAGGCGCACCCGGAGTGCATCTCTATACATTGAACAGAGCTAAAGCCTGCCTTGAAATCGGTCAGGCATTAAAATTTTAA